In the genome of Desulfallas thermosapovorans DSM 6562, the window GTGTGTGGAGGTATGCAAACATTACTCGCTGGTGGATAAGAAGGAATTTGTGCCGCTGATAAAACTTTTGAAAGACCGCAAGGTGCCGGTTTTTGCCATTATAGCGCCTGCTTTCATCGGCCAGTTTGGCCCTGCGGTAACCCCCGGCAAAATGCGGGCAGCCCTGAAAAGACTGGGTTTTTATGGTATGGTGGAAGTAGCCCTTTTTGCCGATATGCTTACTCTAAAAGAAGCATTGGAATTTGACCGGCATGTCACCCGGGAAGAAGATTTCATGCTTACCAGTATGTGCTGTCCCATCTGGGTATCCATGGTTAAAAGGGTCTATAAGGACCTGGTGCCGCATATATCCCCTTCCGTATCACCCATGGTAGCCTGTGGCAGGGGTATCAAACACCTGCATCCCGGTGCCAAGGTGGTATTTATCGGCCCCTGTATCGCAAAAAAAGCGGAAGCCAAGGAGCCCGATATTAGAGATGCCGTGGATGCTGTACTGACTTTTCGGGAATTGGAGCAAATATTTGAGGCGGTGGGCATAAACCCGTCTGAAATGGATGATGACGAAAGCGAGCATTCCTCGTCCGCGGGTAGGATATATGCCAGAACCGGCGGGGTTAGCCGGGCTATTTCAGAAACGTTAAATAAATTAAGACCCGAAAGAAAAATTAAGATCCAGGCCATCCATGCCGATGGGGTGCAGGATTGCCGGAGAATGCTCAAAGATGTTTTGGCAGGCTATATTAAAGGGAACTTTTTGGAAGGTATGGGCTGTAACGGGGGTTGTGTGGGTGGGCCCAAGGTTATCATAGACCCGGTGGAAGGCCGTCAATACGTGGAAAATTACAGTAAAGAGGCCGGTTCCCTTACACCGGTGGATAATAAATATGTCTTGGAGTTGTTACAGCGCCTGGGTATTCATGATATGCATGATTTTCTGGACAGCTCAAAGGCCGCCATGTTCATTAGAGATTTTGGCGAGGATAGCTCCCGGTAAGTTTATATGCAGGACATTTAAACTTTGTTATATAATTTAATGTAATCATTATTATGCATAACAAAGACGGGGGAGGATTCGGCGGTGGAAAATAAAATAACTGCATATAAGTGTAAGGACTGCGGTATGATATTCTGGGCAAAAAAAGAAGATGAACCTAGATTTTGTCCATTTTGTGAGAGTGCTTTGATAATTGAACATGTTGAATAATTGCAACCGTGACAAACACCCGCCCCTTGTCTGGCGGGTGTTTTATTATGAACAACTATAATCATAGCTTATATGTACTATAGCAAATTATTTCTTGCCATAACCGCAATGCAGTGCTAATCTAGAAATAAAGATGCAACACATACTGTAACAAATATTCAAATTCCATTTCATCTATTGCATTTGATTATAGTTAAAGATGATAATAAATATAAGGGGGAATTATTAATGACACTGCCCAATAAAGTATGCCCGATTTGCGAAACCGAACTGAACAAAGATAACGTATCCAAAAAAGAATGGCTGCCGGAAAAACCGGTCAAACTGGACTACGCCGGCCGGGCCGTTTGCCAAAAGTGTGCCGATTGGATCGAAAATACTGAATGGGATTAAAAGATAAATACCCCGGCATTGCCGGCGGCATGGACTAATATAGAAGCAAATAAGCCGTATTTCAGATAGGTGAGGCTGTAAATGATGCCGGAAATAAAATAAAGCGCGAATGCGGCCGGTTCGGGGCCGTGTAATAAAGCAAAAATTGCGGAAATCGCCATCATCCAGACCCCGGTAAACAAAACCGCCCGGCCTGGCTTAACCGCCCGGCGCACCAATCCCAGGCCGATAAAACGAAACAGTATTTCCTCCAGTAGAGGGCCGAGTAATATAATTGATACAATCATAATTGCAGTGTCCCAGTTAATCACCGCCAGGTCCGGCACTTTGACCTGGCTTGCGCCCGGGGCAACAGCTATGCCGTATTGCCGGGCTAATTCCCGGTACCACTGAAAAGCCCGGCTTAGTAACAAACCCGCCATTATAAACAAAGGCGCGGTTTTATTTATTTTTTGGGCTTCCTCCAGCAATTCACCGGTCCGATCCAAGCTGACCAGCAGCAGTACGCCCAGCAACCCGGCCTGGCCCATCACCAGTTCAAAGGTTTCCCTTTTAAC includes:
- a CDS encoding [Fe-Fe] hydrogenase large subunit C-terminal domain-containing protein; its protein translation is MPESKYEEIFKKLVKSAYRGDMDNEMAKIRDGDSITDQYLLYAAGGGDPNTVVFKIRDCSGHCDAGDDNCEAACLFGAIVRDMEGNVVITPNNCTGCGRCVEVCKHYSLVDKKEFVPLIKLLKDRKVPVFAIIAPAFIGQFGPAVTPGKMRAALKRLGFYGMVEVALFADMLTLKEALEFDRHVTREEDFMLTSMCCPIWVSMVKRVYKDLVPHISPSVSPMVACGRGIKHLHPGAKVVFIGPCIAKKAEAKEPDIRDAVDAVLTFRELEQIFEAVGINPSEMDDDESEHSSSAGRIYARTGGVSRAISETLNKLRPERKIKIQAIHADGVQDCRRMLKDVLAGYIKGNFLEGMGCNGGCVGGPKVIIDPVEGRQYVENYSKEAGSLTPVDNKYVLELLQRLGIHDMHDFLDSSKAAMFIRDFGEDSSR
- a CDS encoding CPBP family intramembrane glutamic endopeptidase, yielding MLLSGMQVKRETFELVMGQAGLLGVLLLVSLDRTGELLEEAQKINKTAPLFIMAGLLLSRAFQWYRELARQYGIAVAPGASQVKVPDLAVINWDTAIMIVSIILLGPLLEEILFRFIGLGLVRRAVKPGRAVLFTGVWMMAISAIFALLHGPEPAAFALYFISGIIYSLTYLKYGLFASILVHAAGNAGVFIF